CCACCACCAGGCCAAGGCCGTGCTCGGCCTTGAGGCGGCGGCAGCGGGCCCGGACTTCCATGGTGGACAGGGCGGCGGAATCGTCCACGAACACGGGCGCTGGCGAAAGGGCATTGGCCGATTCGTAGAGCCTGGCCCAGTCGCTATCGTCCAGGCGGCCTTTTCTCAGCTTGGACAGGTCCACCTTGCCCCAGGAACAGAGCATGCGCATCATGATCTGCTCCTTGCTCATTTCCAGCGAGAATATGGCCGTGGGCACGTTGTACATGCAGGCCGCGCGCATGGCCACGTTCATGGCGAAGGCGGTCTTGCCCATGGAGGGGCGGCCGGCCACGATGATCAGGTCCGAGGGCTGGAGCCCGGCTGTATACTCGTCGAACGTGTAGTAGCCGGTGGGCACACCTGTGACCAGCTCCTTGTTCTCCACGCGTTTGGTGAGCTGCTCGAACACGGAGTCCACCAGGGACTTGCTCGAACTCAAGGCCCCGGACTTCTTGGAATCGGAAATGGCGAACACGGCCTGTTCGGAGGCGTCCAGCAGGGCATCGGTCTCCTCGGCCCCCTCGAAGACCTTCTCGATGATGTCCGATGCGGCCGAGATCAGGCGGCGCTTGACGGCCTTGTCCTTGACGATCTGGGCGTGGTGCACGGCATTGGCCGCGCTGACCGTGGCCGAGGCCAGCTCGGCCAGGTAGACCGGGCCGCCCACTTCGTCGAGCTTGCCCATGCGGGCCAGCTCTTCGGCCAGGGTGACCAGGTCCACGGCAACGGAGCGGCGGTTGAGCTCCAGGCAGGCCTGGTAGATATTGCGGTGCACCGGGGAGTAGAAGTCGTCTTCCCCGAGGATGTCGATGAGATTGTGGAGAGTGGAATTCTTGATGAGAATCCCCCCCAGCACGGACTGCTCGGCTTCCGGGCTGTGAGGGGGAACACGGCGAAGAAGATCGCCTGAAACCCGTTCCAAAGTACGCGGGGCGAGCTCGGCTTCCTGCTCGCCCGCCCCGCGACGGGTCTTACGCTTCGGCTTCGGCGGACTGCTGTCCACTTTCGTCGGCTGCTTTTTCAGCGTCGATGAGTTTCTCGCCCTGGCGGCAAACCATGACGCGCACGGTGCCGCGCACGTCGGCGTGGAGCTTCACGTCCACTTCATGCACGCCAAGGGTGCGGATGGGATCGTCAAGAACGATCTTCTTGCGATCGACCACGATGCCCTGGGCCTCGAGCCCGTCGGCAATCATGGAGGAGGTGACGGAGCCGTAGAGCTTGTCGCCCTCGCCCACGCGCACCTCGATGGACACGGTGGCTGCGGCGAGCTTCTCGGCAAGGCCGGCGGCATCGGAGCGCAGGGCG
The nucleotide sequence above comes from Desulfovibrio sp.. Encoded proteins:
- a CDS encoding 50S ribosomal protein L9, which gives rise to MKLILRADMENLGKLGDIVAVKPGYGRNYLIPQGLAMMATTSNQKVFDLERKKLQAKMDALRSDAAGLAEKLAAATVSIEVRVGEGDKLYGSVTSSMIADGLEAQGIVVDRKKIVLDDPIRTLGVHEVDVKLHADVRGTVRVMVCRQGEKLIDAEKAADESGQQSAEAEA
- the dnaB gene encoding replicative DNA helicase — translated: MDSSPPKPKRKTRRGAGEQEAELAPRTLERVSGDLLRRVPPHSPEAEQSVLGGILIKNSTLHNLIDILGEDDFYSPVHRNIYQACLELNRRSVAVDLVTLAEELARMGKLDEVGGPVYLAELASATVSAANAVHHAQIVKDKAVKRRLISAASDIIEKVFEGAEETDALLDASEQAVFAISDSKKSGALSSSKSLVDSVFEQLTKRVENKELVTGVPTGYYTFDEYTAGLQPSDLIIVAGRPSMGKTAFAMNVAMRAACMYNVPTAIFSLEMSKEQIMMRMLCSWGKVDLSKLRKGRLDDSDWARLYESANALSPAPVFVDDSAALSTMEVRARCRRLKAEHGLGLVVVDYLQLMRSARRVDSREQEISDISRNLKALAKEMHVPVIALSQLNRKVEERGDKRPMMSDLRESGAIEQDADVIIFLYREAAYKKKDELTPDDNVAEIIIGKQRNGPTGMVKLRFFRESTSFENPSDIPPPSEYGS